From Ignavibacteriota bacterium:
ACGGCAGACGAAGCCGCTGATTCTGTGGGCGTGTGGATGGGATCGTCCGGTGCCGCATGGAGGGAGTTCAGCGTCGATCTTACGAAGTATGTTTCCCGCATCGGGCAATACGTGATCACGTTCGTTCCGGCGACAGGGAAGAAGGGGACCGACCTGGAATTCAACGACGCGGAGATCGAGATGTACGGCGCGAGCATCAAGGATGGTGTCGAGGCGTTTCCGCCGGGATCGGCCTTCCGTATCACGCGGTCGCAACAGACGCTCGATCAGTATCCGACAGTATTCCGTGTGAAGGTCAGAGGCGGCCGGCCAGGGGCCACGGGCAAGGTGACGATCCATCCCATCAGGTACTAGCAGGACCAGTGAATATGTTCAACGCTCGACAGATGCTCCGCTTGGTCACACGCACAGTGCCGGGTCCCGGCAGGCGATCAGGCTCTGGTGTTCGCGTCCTCATCGGTGCATCGCTCTGGTTCCTCTGCGTCTCCGTTGCGACCGGGCAGGATGACCATACGCCAGCCATTCATGCTGGTGTCATGGGCGGCCGGTTTCTCACGCTCACGACGGTCGTGCGGGTCAATCAGATCGAAGTCTCCCGTGACAGGAATGAGGGAGAGGATGAATCCGCGATCCATACGCTGGCGAACGCTCAGAGTTTTCGGAAAGCGATCGCAGACGGTTGGCCCGGGGCAAAGATCACGTGGGCATTCAGCTGGCAGGCGCTCTTTTCACGCGCAGAGAACTATGTCCGGATCCGGGCCTATGCAAAAGAGTGTCACGAGCGTTACGGCGATGATGTGACATTCATTCCGGGTGGGTATTTCGCCAATGCCTACAATACACGGGCACAGGTGAACAAGGACCTGCATGAGGCGTTGGCGCGGGTCACGGAGTTCATGGAAAACGGGTTTCGTCCCAGGAGCGTTGTGGCAGGATTCCTTTCCGCCGCGAACCTCCAGTATCTCGCGGAAGCAGAGGACATCCATGTCTGTCAGGGGAACATCTGGAGCCAGTACGCCATCGACAACCAGGACGGCGACGGCTCGCTCTGTTATCCGTACTATCCCTCGAAGGAACACTTCTGCAAGCCCGCCCGGTCGAAGGATGATCTGATCGATTGCGTGAACCTGGACGGATGGACGTGCGACTTCCTTGCCGCGCGGCGGGAGGGTTTCAAAGAGGGGTTCAACAGCCGGATGGGTGTGGGGCCCATCGAGACCATTGGCAATCTCGGTCCGGAGGCCGGGCTCCGCCAGATGAACGCCACAACCGCCGTGCATTTCGACCAGGGTTTTGCGATGAATGGGTTCGCCTGGGTGACCAATTGTTGGGAGCAATGCCTTGTCACGCAGATCGGGCATCTCGCATCGCTGACGGCATGGCTCACCGCGATCCGCACGCGGTGGCCGGATGCCCGCTGCATCACGCAGGGTGAATTCGGCCTGCTCTGGCGGGCGACATACAGGAATAATGACTCCTTGAATTACAGGTTCGTTCAGCGGGGGACGGGGATCGGCGGCTCGGACAAGGACAAAGAGATCAGGTGGTACATGAACAGGGATTTCAGGCTCGCACTCTTGAAGGATCTGACGTCCGGCACGGAACACGTGATCGACCTGACACGGTACGACATCCCGGCGAGCGAACCGCGCGACATGACCAGGCGGTGGAGCCTCATGGGCGAGGTGAATCAAAAACAGACCAGGCCGCAGGATGCCCCACGGCCGTTCCATGACCTTTCTGCCGGCGACCGGAGCCGGGTCGAAGCACGTTATCCGGAATTCAAGAACAAGTAGTATCCCAAAGGACACACGACGACAATGCGCATCCTTACTCTGAGTTGTTTCATGCTCCTGACAGCGGGTTTGCTCCACGATGTTCACGCCGGTGGCAAAGGATTCCCCGCACCGGGTTACAATAAGGTGGCATACTATGTCTTCGATTCGGGTGGGCCCGATCACTATCCGATGACATCGTTCTCGGATGAAGCCAATATCGTCATCGTGTTCGAAGGGACGCTCTGGGAGCTGGCGGATTCCACGCATTACGCAACGCCATGGATGCGGAACGTGAACTATCACTCGCACGCCGAGGTCCTGCGTGATATCCGGGCGTTGCAGGCACGTGGGGTCAAGGTCCTCATGAACGTGGATGACGCCGCGTCGTGGAGCACCGCGACGCCGTTCACGACGTACGACGGCAAGAAGTTGAGCATCCAGGAGTTCGCGGCCTTCATCAAGACCTGTGCTATCGATTCCGTTGGTTTCGATGGCATCTCCCTCGACATCGAACACAAGGCAACCGCCAATACCGAATACATCACGCTCCTGAAGGAGGTAGGAAAGTATTTCGGGCCCCGCTCTGCGAACAGTGCCACCCAGATGTACATCGCGGCCATCTACTCCGGTGGTGCACCCGGCCCGGCGGTAGGCAAATCGAAGGACATCACGTCGTACATGAACTTCATCATGGATATGGCGTATTTTAATTCCGATTTCGGCTTCCGCTTCCGGCAGTGGGCGGATTCCATCGGTGCATCCAAGACCATGGTCGGTATGTTGAACGACTACTTTGACCTTGCTCATGCCACCGGTGCCGCCGCCTGGCAACCCACGGTGCCCCCGAAAGCAGGGATCATGGTGTATGCTGCGAACAACAGCAAGGCGTATACGGATGCGATCTTCAGAGCGCTGGTCGTCGGTCCGACCCAGGCAGCGGAGCCGTTCCCTGCAGACAACGCGACGGGGATAGGCATCACCGCGCAGCTGCGCTGGAAAGGCGATCCCGCGGCGACAGCTCATGCGATCTACCTCGGCTCCGGTGGTGTGCTCGAGAAAGTGGGCGAACAGGCTGATACCACATTCGATCCAGGGGCACTCCTGCCCAACACGCTGTATCACTGGCGGATCGATGAGAAGAATGCGGTCGGGACGACGATAGGAAAGATCTGGAAATTCACGACGGGGACCGGCACCGCCGTCGATGGTGGGGAGGCGGGGACGCCTGCGGCGTTCGCACTTCTTCAGAATTTCCCGAATCCGTTCAATGCCAGTACTGTGATCGGATTCACGGTGGGTGGGGAGGGAGTGAGCCGCGTCCGTCTCACGGTGTGCGATATGCTCGGCCGCGAGGTCATGACCCTCGTAGATGAGAAGAGAATGCCGGGGACGCACCGCGTGTCATTCGACGCCTCGCGTCTTGCCAGCGGGATGTACCTCTACCGCTTGCACGCGGGCGGCACGGTCCTGACGAAGAAGCTCGTGCTCGTTCGTTAGGAGCACTCTCCGACGCTCTCTGGTGGGCCCCCTCATGATGTGGGAGACGCGGCCCGCCAGACCCTGGCAGATGATACAGAGAACACCTTCCGCAATCACGCGCATGGAGATGGCCCTCTCGTGAACACCTTCTCACGTTCCACCAATTCCCACAGGTTGAGCACCGCCGTTGCGATGTCCATCGGCATCGCCGTGGCCGTCTACCACCTCGTGCTGAGCATGCTCCCCGGATACGGTTTCTTCATCGATGAGTTCTACTACCTTGCATGTACGAAGCACCTTGCCTTCGGATATGTGGACCATCCACCGCTCTCTATCGTGCTGCTTGCCGGGGTCCGGGCCATCTTCGGGGACGGCCTGACGGCGGTCCGGCTCGTTCCCTCGATCGCTCTGGGAGCTACTGTGGTGTCGACCGGACTGATCACGCGGCGTCTCGGAGGCTCCACCCTGGCCGTCGTGATCGCGTGTCTGGGTGTGGCGGCGATGCCTGTTTTCCTCGTGATGGGCAGCTTCTATTCGATGAATGCTCTTGAGATTCTTGTCGTGGCGGCGATCCTCCACGTTGTTGTGCGCATGCTTGATGAACACGAACCACGATACTGGGTGCTGATCGGTGTCCTCATGGGGTTGGGCCTCGAACTCAAGCATACGATGGGCGTGTATGCCGCGGCGCTTGCTCTGGGGATACTGATGGGACCGGACCGAAAGCTCCTGTGGAACCGATGGGTACTGTACGGAGGAGCCTGTGCCGCGGTCCTCATCCTCCCGAATCTGCTCTGGCAGGCAATGAACGGGTTCCCTTCGCTGGAGTTCTACAGGAATGCGATGGTGAACAAGAATATTCCGAGGAGCCCCGCCGGCATCCTGATCGATCAGACGATCTTCGTGAATCCCTTTTCAATTCCGGTATGGCTTGGCGGACTCGGTTTTCTGCTCTTCGGACCGGCGGGGCGAAAGTACCGGAGCCTGGGACTGGCCTACCTTGTTCTTTTCGCCGTCATGGTCGTGAGCCAGTCCAGTCGCCCCGATCGCATCGCCG
This genomic window contains:
- a CDS encoding DUF3863 domain-containing protein; its protein translation is MVTRTVPGPGRRSGSGVRVLIGASLWFLCVSVATGQDDHTPAIHAGVMGGRFLTLTTVVRVNQIEVSRDRNEGEDESAIHTLANAQSFRKAIADGWPGAKITWAFSWQALFSRAENYVRIRAYAKECHERYGDDVTFIPGGYFANAYNTRAQVNKDLHEALARVTEFMENGFRPRSVVAGFLSAANLQYLAEAEDIHVCQGNIWSQYAIDNQDGDGSLCYPYYPSKEHFCKPARSKDDLIDCVNLDGWTCDFLAARREGFKEGFNSRMGVGPIETIGNLGPEAGLRQMNATTAVHFDQGFAMNGFAWVTNCWEQCLVTQIGHLASLTAWLTAIRTRWPDARCITQGEFGLLWRATYRNNDSLNYRFVQRGTGIGGSDKDKEIRWYMNRDFRLALLKDLTSGTEHVIDLTRYDIPASEPRDMTRRWSLMGEVNQKQTRPQDAPRPFHDLSAGDRSRVEARYPEFKNK
- a CDS encoding T9SS type A sorting domain-containing protein, translated to MRILTLSCFMLLTAGLLHDVHAGGKGFPAPGYNKVAYYVFDSGGPDHYPMTSFSDEANIVIVFEGTLWELADSTHYATPWMRNVNYHSHAEVLRDIRALQARGVKVLMNVDDAASWSTATPFTTYDGKKLSIQEFAAFIKTCAIDSVGFDGISLDIEHKATANTEYITLLKEVGKYFGPRSANSATQMYIAAIYSGGAPGPAVGKSKDITSYMNFIMDMAYFNSDFGFRFRQWADSIGASKTMVGMLNDYFDLAHATGAAAWQPTVPPKAGIMVYAANNSKAYTDAIFRALVVGPTQAAEPFPADNATGIGITAQLRWKGDPAATAHAIYLGSGGVLEKVGEQADTTFDPGALLPNTLYHWRIDEKNAVGTTIGKIWKFTTGTGTAVDGGEAGTPAAFALLQNFPNPFNASTVIGFTVGGEGVSRVRLTVCDMLGREVMTLVDEKRMPGTHRVSFDASRLASGMYLYRLHAGGTVLTKKLVLVR
- a CDS encoding glycosyltransferase family 39 protein, with protein sequence MNTFSRSTNSHRLSTAVAMSIGIAVAVYHLVLSMLPGYGFFIDEFYYLACTKHLAFGYVDHPPLSIVLLAGVRAIFGDGLTAVRLVPSIALGATVVSTGLITRRLGGSTLAVVIACLGVAAMPVFLVMGSFYSMNALEILVVAAILHVVVRMLDEHEPRYWVLIGVLMGLGLELKHTMGVYAAALALGILMGPDRKLLWNRWVLYGGACAAVLILPNLLWQAMNGFPSLEFYRNAMVNKNIPRSPAGILIDQTIFVNPFSIPVWLGGLGFLLFGPAGRKYRSLGLAYLVLFAVMVVSQSSRPDRIAAFYPMLFAAGAVMIGSVVGRLPRRVIAGGVIVLLLAGFGLAAPVFSPLLSPERTNSLLTSLGVSLSIESGKTQDPLPQWLGDRLGWEELAREVGKVYRNLPPEEQRTTVIVSNNYGEAGALELYGPRYGLPRVYATHNSYHAWGPPPDSIRTFIAVMVGKRDLERLFENVEEAGVQTCAFCTRPQQRIPIYVARRPRFLMSKAWTGFRIYS